The following coding sequences lie in one Kamptonema formosum PCC 6407 genomic window:
- a CDS encoding NAD(P)/FAD-dependent oxidoreductase, whose translation MTQQQPRICILGGGFGGLYTALRLSQLPFAKPQKPEIILVDRCDRFLFSPLLYEILTGELQTWEIAPPFEELLKDTGIRFCQGTVAAIDITEKRVQLQDGPEITCDRLVLALGGETPLNLVSGAAEHAFPFRTISDAYRLEERLRILESSQSDKIRVAVVGGGYSGVELACKLSDRLGERGRLRLIEQSDKILQTSPDFNREAANIALEKRRVWIDLETSVDAIESDTISLVYKGQIDILPVDAVLWTVGMIVSPMVRSLHLQQNIRGQLIVEPTLQVVDNPGIFALGDITECVDADGQKVPSSAQVAFQQADYTAWNIWASLTDRPLLPFRYQPLGEMLTLGVDNATFAGLGIKLDGQMAHVARRLAYLYRMPTLDHQIKVGFNWIARPIQEMLVN comes from the coding sequence ATGACTCAACAACAACCCCGCATTTGCATTCTTGGTGGCGGCTTCGGCGGACTCTACACGGCTCTGCGTTTGAGTCAATTACCTTTTGCCAAGCCCCAAAAACCTGAAATTATCTTAGTCGATCGGTGCGATCGCTTCCTGTTTTCTCCCCTGTTATACGAAATCCTCACCGGAGAATTACAAACCTGGGAAATCGCCCCACCCTTTGAAGAATTGTTGAAAGATACGGGTATCCGCTTTTGTCAAGGTACTGTTGCTGCGATTGACATCACCGAAAAGCGAGTGCAGTTGCAAGACGGCCCAGAAATTACTTGCGATCGCTTAGTCTTGGCCCTTGGCGGCGAAACTCCCCTCAATTTAGTTAGTGGCGCAGCCGAACACGCCTTCCCCTTTCGTACTATTAGCGATGCCTACCGCCTCGAAGAACGCCTGCGAATTCTAGAAAGCTCTCAATCTGACAAAATTCGGGTTGCCGTCGTTGGCGGCGGTTATTCTGGGGTAGAATTAGCTTGTAAATTGAGCGATCGCCTCGGCGAAAGAGGACGCTTACGCCTAATCGAACAAAGCGATAAAATTCTCCAAACATCCCCAGATTTTAACCGAGAAGCTGCAAATATTGCCTTAGAAAAACGCCGCGTCTGGATAGACTTAGAAACCAGTGTTGATGCTATTGAGTCCGACACAATTTCTCTAGTTTACAAAGGACAGATCGACATTTTGCCAGTAGATGCCGTTTTATGGACGGTAGGAATGATTGTATCCCCGATGGTACGTTCGCTTCATCTCCAGCAAAATATTCGCGGTCAATTAATTGTTGAACCGACGTTACAAGTAGTTGATAACCCAGGAATTTTTGCCCTGGGAGATATAACCGAATGCGTAGATGCTGACGGTCAAAAAGTCCCTTCCAGTGCTCAAGTAGCCTTCCAGCAAGCTGACTACACAGCCTGGAATATATGGGCATCACTCACTGACAGACCTTTGCTTCCTTTCCGCTATCAGCCACTCGGAGAAATGTTGACATTAGGAGTTGACAATGCTACTTTTGCGGGTTTAGGAATTAAACTAGACGGTCAAATGGCTCACGTAGCCCGTCGTTTAGCTTATCTCTATCGAATGCCTACATTAGATCATCAAATCAAAGTAGGTTTTAATTGGATAGCTAGAC